In Meleagris gallopavo isolate NT-WF06-2002-E0010 breed Aviagen turkey brand Nicholas breeding stock chromosome 15, Turkey_5.1, whole genome shotgun sequence, one DNA window encodes the following:
- the RPS14 gene encoding 40S ribosomal protein S14 translates to MAPRKGKEKKEEQVISLGPQVAEGENVFGVCHIFASFNDTFVHVTDLSGKETICRVTGGMKVKADRDESSPYAAMLAAQDVAQRCKELGITALHIKLRATGGNRTKTPGPGAQSALRALARSGMKIGRIEDVTPIPSDSTRRKGGRRGRRL, encoded by the exons atggCACCTCGTAAGGgcaaggagaagaaggaagaacagGTCATCAGCTTGGGACCTCAGGTTGCTGAAGGCGAAAATGTGTTTGGTGTCTGCCATATTTTTGCTTCCTTCAATGATACTTTTGTCCACGTGACTGATCTCTCTGGCAA ggAAACCATCTGCCGTGTGACTGGTGGCATGAAGGTGAAGGCTGACAGAGATGAGTCTTCTCCCTACGCAGCTATGCTGGCAGCACAGGACGTCGCCCAGAGGTGCAAGGAGCTGGGCATCACTGCTCTGCACATCAAGCTGCGAGCTACTGGTGGGAATAG GACCAAGACTCCAGGTCCTGGTGCCCAGTCAGCTCTGAGAGCTCTGGCCCGATCTGGGATGAAGATTGGCCGCATTG agGATGTCACCCCCATCCCCTCTGACAGTACTCGCAGAAAGGGTGGTCGCCGTGGACGTCGTCTGTAA